The Salvia miltiorrhiza cultivar Shanhuang (shh) chromosome 1, IMPLAD_Smil_shh, whole genome shotgun sequence genome has a window encoding:
- the LOC130988999 gene encoding uncharacterized protein LOC130988999 isoform X1: MSAVVCGKRSNIFEESPSSPPVSKRIRYLSSSSSSPGRAFSPPRVAAAPACWFSNSSAPLDHLLALFPDMDRQFLEKALEESGDDLDSAIKRLNELRLSAAESVSDVTQEINAQFSAQDTCAVGDSESSARREESSGGSSYPASGAEWVELLVGEVINASNVEDAKARVSQALEALEKSICANATEDTARSFQKENLMLKQQLEALIHENTILKRAVSIQHERQKEFEEMGQEMHKLKQLVSQYQEQVRTLEVNNYALAMHLKQAQQNNSISGRFHPDVF, translated from the exons ATGTCTGCCGTTGTGTGCGGAAAGAGATCAAACATCTTCGAGGAATCGCCGTCGTCGCCGCCAGTCTCCAAGAGAATCCGCTATTTGTCTTCGTCTTCCTCGTCTCCAGGCCGAGCTTTCTCTCCGCCGCGGGTTGCCGCCGCTCCCGCTTGCTGGTTCTCCAACTCGTCCGCGCCGCTCGATCATCTTCTCGCTCTTTTTCCTGACATGGACAGACAG TTTCTTGAGAAAGCCCTTGAAGAATCTGGCGATGATTTGGATTCAGCGATTAAAAGACTAAATGAGCTTCGGTTGAGTGCTGCAGAAAGTGTATCTGATGTTACCCAGGAAATTAATGCTCAATTTTCTGCTCAAG ATACATGTGCAGTTGGAGATAGCGAGAGCAGTGCTAGAAGAGAGGAATCATCTGGTGGAAGTAGTTATCCTGCCAGTGGTGCGGAGTGGGTGGAGCTCTTGGTGGGAGAAGTGATAAATGCGTCGAATGTAGAGGATGCTAAGGCACGTGTGTCACAAGCCCTTGAGGCATTGGAGAAGTCCATTTGTGCAAATGCAACTGAAGATACTGCCCGAAGCTTTCAGAAG GAGAACCTAATGCTAAAGCAGCAGCTGGAAGCACTCATTCACGAGAACACGATTTTGAAGCGGGCAGTTTCAATCCAGCACGAGCGACAGAAGGAGTTTGAGGAAATGGGTCAGGAGATGCACAAGCTGAAGCAGCTTGTATCTCAATACCAGGAGCAAGTTAGAACTCTTGAG GTTAACAACTATGCTCTAGCGATGCACCTGAAGCAGGCTCAACAAAATAACTCAATCTCTGGGCGTTTTCACCCCGATGTGTTTTAG
- the LOC130988999 gene encoding uncharacterized protein LOC130988999 isoform X2, which yields MSAVVCGKRSNIFEESPSSPPVSKRIRYLSSSSSSPGRAFSPPRVAAAPACWFSNSSAPLDHLLALFPDMDRQFLEKALEESGDDLDSAIKRLNELRLSAAESVSDVTQEINAQFSAQVGDSESSARREESSGGSSYPASGAEWVELLVGEVINASNVEDAKARVSQALEALEKSICANATEDTARSFQKENLMLKQQLEALIHENTILKRAVSIQHERQKEFEEMGQEMHKLKQLVSQYQEQVRTLEVNNYALAMHLKQAQQNNSISGRFHPDVF from the exons ATGTCTGCCGTTGTGTGCGGAAAGAGATCAAACATCTTCGAGGAATCGCCGTCGTCGCCGCCAGTCTCCAAGAGAATCCGCTATTTGTCTTCGTCTTCCTCGTCTCCAGGCCGAGCTTTCTCTCCGCCGCGGGTTGCCGCCGCTCCCGCTTGCTGGTTCTCCAACTCGTCCGCGCCGCTCGATCATCTTCTCGCTCTTTTTCCTGACATGGACAGACAG TTTCTTGAGAAAGCCCTTGAAGAATCTGGCGATGATTTGGATTCAGCGATTAAAAGACTAAATGAGCTTCGGTTGAGTGCTGCAGAAAGTGTATCTGATGTTACCCAGGAAATTAATGCTCAATTTTCTGCTCAAG TTGGAGATAGCGAGAGCAGTGCTAGAAGAGAGGAATCATCTGGTGGAAGTAGTTATCCTGCCAGTGGTGCGGAGTGGGTGGAGCTCTTGGTGGGAGAAGTGATAAATGCGTCGAATGTAGAGGATGCTAAGGCACGTGTGTCACAAGCCCTTGAGGCATTGGAGAAGTCCATTTGTGCAAATGCAACTGAAGATACTGCCCGAAGCTTTCAGAAG GAGAACCTAATGCTAAAGCAGCAGCTGGAAGCACTCATTCACGAGAACACGATTTTGAAGCGGGCAGTTTCAATCCAGCACGAGCGACAGAAGGAGTTTGAGGAAATGGGTCAGGAGATGCACAAGCTGAAGCAGCTTGTATCTCAATACCAGGAGCAAGTTAGAACTCTTGAG GTTAACAACTATGCTCTAGCGATGCACCTGAAGCAGGCTCAACAAAATAACTCAATCTCTGGGCGTTTTCACCCCGATGTGTTTTAG